Within Mongoliitalea daihaiensis, the genomic segment AATGGCAGGTGACTCAGAAGTTGAGATTGCCCTCTCTTGGGACACCATAAAAGTTCGGATGCCCGTAAGCCTGTAAGACTTTAAAAAAAGCTACTCAAAAGAGTAGCTTTTTTTTAGAAAACGCTTTTCAAAGGTCGAGCCAAATGATAGTTTGAGGGTTTTTTAAAAAAATTTTGTGAATTTCATCATGGATAAGTTATTAAAATACACCTTGATTGAAAAATCATGGCCACTGATAATGAAAATATCTTGAATCAAATCAGAAATCTTCTTTTTGAAGATGAAATGGATTTTTGGAATTCATTAGATGAGGAAACGAAAGAATCTATCCAAAGGGGTATAAAAGATTATCAAGATGGGAAAGTTAGACCTCATAATGAGGTTATGGAAGATCTTTATCAAAAATATAAAAAATGAGTTTTGAGGTAATTTGGACGAGAGAATCTGAAATTAGCCTTTCAGAAGTCATCGATTACCTAAGTATCAAATGGTATGACAAACAAATTCTGAATTTTCTTGAAAAATTAGACTCAACTATTTCAAAGCTAAAAGAAACCCCACAGATTTATCCTGCATTTGGACCTCTAAAAATTCGAAGAGTTCTAATAAACGGACAAACTAGTTTATTTTTTTAAATTTGAAAATTAGCAAATTATCATTCTGATTGTCAAGAGTAATAAAAAATAACCTATTTACTAAGTCTTAAACTCTACTTTAAATAGTACCAATCCATTCGCCGGTGCAGCTTGAGTAATTGGGGATTTCTCTAAACTTTTCAAGGCATCCTTGAGACCTTCTTTACTTACTTTCCCAGCTCCTAAATCTACCAAAGCCTGTACCATAATCCGGATTTGATAACGCAAAAAACCAGCACCCCTAAGTTTGATTAATAGGGATTTTTTTGGAAAATCATCAATTCCCGCCAAGGGATGATGGAGGACTTCTGCATGTAAAATCTCACGCTCATAGCTATCGCTAACCTTATCTGCTGAACAAAATCGTCTAAAATCGTGCTTCCCAATAAAGATTTTAATAGCTTCTTTCATTTCCTCTACTGCTAAATCTTCTGGAAAGAAACTAAGCGTACCCGCATGAAATGGATGAAATTTTTCCCCATAAGCCACGTGATAGTGGTATTCTTTACTAGCTACATCCTGAATGATATTGAAGGAAGCATCCACTACCCTGCCTTCCCCTACTCGAATATCAGGAGGTAGATTACGATTAATCGCTTCGTGAAAACTCCCAATATTTTCAATTTCTGAGGCTACATACAAACAGAAAAAAGCTTGATTAGCCGAAACCCCAGCATCTGTCCTGCTCGCTCCCAAGGTCCGGAATTGTTCATGCCCCAATACATATCGAATACACCGTTCCAAGGTACCCTGCACTGTTTTCGCATTGTTTTGCTTGGCCCAACCTGCATATCGGAGTCCTAGGTATTGAATGGGAAAGCGGTAAATGAATGGTTTATTTTGCATCTATAAATTTCAATTCTTTGTTTCTAACAATTCTTTAACTCCGAAATTCCCCTCCCATTCCCACACAAATGCAGGGATTTGATATTTTTCTAAGGTTTTATGCACATCTTCAAGATAATTTATTCTTGAACGTTCATCAGCATTAATAGTCACCCCATACTCCGTACACCATAGCTGTACTCTGTGCCGACGAGCCCAGTCAGCTATTTGTGAAATTTTATCTTCCACAGCTAGCAAGTTACCCGTACGCTCATAATCCCTAAAATTGACTTCAGCTGCTGTATGCATGGCTTTTTTGTCCAGATCAGGCATTCTCCCTTTTTGAAATGGGTAGGGAATCCCCATAGTAGCATGCTGATTACCTGTCCACTCCGTACCTTGATGAGTAAATATGTATGGCTCATAATAATGAAATGTATAAATCAATCCCTCAAAAGGAAATGGCTCCATCCTACTCAACTCAAACATACTATTGGAATTTGTCGCTCCTACGATGATGGGAATTTGGGAATTTTCAGCTCTGATTCCTGAGATAAGCTCAATGGCTACCTGCTCCCAAGACGTTGGTGACAGGTTCGGTTCGTTGACTATTTCTAAATAGATCCCCTGTGAATTTGATCCAATTACCTGCAACACCTTTTTCCAAAAATATAGGAGTCGCTTGGAATCTTCTTTGAAAGAATGCTCAGCTAACCCATGATCAAAAAAAGATAATACTAGTACGAGGTCATTTTTTACACTGAAATCAATCACTTTCTTCAGTTTTTTCTCAAAACTAGGATCACAAGCAAACCAATACTCGAAAGCTAATGGCATCCTTACTGCTGAAATTCCCTGTTTCTGTACTGATACCAATTGCTTTTTTACATTTTTGAATCGAAAGACAGGCCGATCCCATACACGCTCTAGGCCTGTAAGATTCATCCCTTCTATCTTAGGGAGAGGTTTGTTTTCTTGGGCCTGCAAAGGGTAGTTTCCAATCAAACAAACCCAACAAAATAAGAGTCGCGACAAGGTAAAAATTTTAGTACTTAGTTTATAAATCATTTCAGATAATTAGATAAGACCAAATATTCTGCTAGTTTTGGGTAGGATTTTTGAAATTTACTCTTTATGCACTTCACCACCAAAATAAATCCACAAATCCCTCAAGATTTACAAGACCGGTTCCAAAAAAAAGCTTGGGATGCCGCGAATTATGTATACTGGGGCACTTTGAGTATTCTTCTAGGCTTATTCATCTTAGAGTTTTTCTTGCTGAAATCCATCTGGACAACCACCCTTTATATCAAAGTAATTTTAGTTGCCTTTAGCTTTATTTCATATTTCAGCATCCGGAAAGTGAGCAAAACACCCAACGCTCTGGTGTTGATATTCTTAATGCTATTTACAGTATATTGTTTTACTATTATCCATCAAGTATCCAACTTTAGTGTGACATTTTATTTTTGTCTTTTGGCCTTAGTCTTGAGTGTAGCAAATTATTTAATGCTTTGGAATTCGACTTTTTCACTCATGGAAATTTCATTTACAGTACTTGTCTTTCTCTTATTCCAGTATTTAGATGGCTTCGAACATTTTGGGGAATACATGCAGCTAGGTGGCTACACATTTTTTTCCTTCATTTTAATTACCTCCTTTATTCCAGATGCAAGGAAAAGAAATTACCTCCTAAATTTAGAACGTGAGCTTAAAAAGCAAACCGTTGTTGACAAATTAAGTATTGAAGTCAATAGTTTACAACTACAGATGGAAGAGCTTCAACAAAGTCAAAAAATCGACAATGAAAAAGAAAAGATCCTTAGACATGACCTAAAAAACAAAATTAATAACATTATAGGATTATCTCAGCTAATTGATGGCTCTGAGATGCAAGAAGAAGATCAAATGTACATTCAATTATTGAAGGATGTAAGTACCGATCTTTTAAAATATGCAGATAACCTGTATAATAATAATGAAAATAAATTAGACCTTCCTTTAAAAATAATGCTTGAGCCGGTCAATGTCTTTGCCTTATTGAAAAAGACCAAAAACGAAATTCAAGCTAAATTAGAAACCAAAGGAGTTGATTTAGTTTTACCTGAAAAAGAAATCAACACCTACATTTTAGCTGACTTTTTAGTCATGAATAATGTATTGGAAAACATTTTTAACTACTTAATTAGATGGTCTGACCCCGGGCAGCGGATTGAAATTGAAATTATGAAACCATTGGACCATATACGGATTGAGGTCCATGCACCATCCACTTCCATCACCGTGGAAGAATTGAATAATCTCTTTAAACCTATAGAAAACTTTGAATTCAAATCGAGTTTTGATGCACCAAAAGGACTCGGTTTACAAATTGCGAAAAGTATGACTGAAAAAATCGGGGGCTACTTCAAGTATCAAAAGGATTTGAAGGGTGGAGTTACTTTCAAATTAGAATTTAAATCCACACAAATCCAAGAGTTATGAAAGTAATTCCATCCATCTTCTTACTCTTAGTTTTCCTGACAATCATCCCTCATATTGGCGTATCGGAAGCAATCAAAAGGCCCCTGAGTGAGTTTGGCTATCCTAGACAAACAATCGTTTATGGTCAAAAAAATGGAGCAATATTTTTTATAAAAGAAGATCCATTGAGGGATTATTCCAAAAGTGGCATTCATTTGGAATTAATGGTTTCTCCATTAATTGATAAAAGTAAGAGTACGATCTTACTAAAACTTGCAGACTCCCCCGTAATGTCTCTTGCGCTGGAAAATTATGGAGATACTATTCATGTTTTTGTTCCATTTAAGCAAAATGCAGCACAATTTGGTTTTATCAAATTAAGTATAGAACCCAATCTCTGGTATCCAATCTTAGATTGTATGGATATTGATCAAAAAACAGTTTGGATGAAGGTTACTGAAAATTCCTTCTTAGAAGATCACACATTGCCTCCGCCAACCACACAGACAAAATGGACCTTGGGGTCTTTTATGCCAAGTGTCCAAAAACTGCTGGTTTCCAAAAAAAGCTTTCAAGAAAACCTATCCGCAATCAGTAAAATCCATTATTATTATCAAACCACCTACGGAAAAAACCTTCAACTTCAATACTTGGAAGATTCCAGTCCTTTAGATTACTACCATGCAGTAATTGTAGGGTCCTTAGCTGCGATCCAAGATGAAATACCAGAGGTCTTACAAACAGTCAAACCTCTCCAATCTTCAGGCCTTAGCATCCATACCTTTGAGTATCTTGACTCCATAAGGAAAGAGCAGGTATTTTTAAATTCCTTGATTTTTTCGGGGAACAATCCAGAAGAGCTAGAGTCATTGATATACTCATTATTTAATGATGCAGGCGAAAGCTTCCTTCTTTCTGACTCCTTTCAACTTATTGAAGAGAACATCATGAAGGAACCTTATCAATTTTTGACCAAAAGTAGCTATACATTAGGTGAGCTAGGCTTAGATGAGCAGGTAATCAGTGGCAAAGGTAGAATTCGAAAAAATCTCACATTACCCGAATTTATCTCTAAACCATCCCTCAACAAACTGGGAATGAATATTTCAGTAGTACATAAACCTATTGAAAAGGGAGAACAAGCTTATTTAAATATTTTTCTCAATAACAAGCTCATTCAAACCTATAAACTTAACGAAACAGGAAGGCTAGAAAGAAAAATAAATCCAATTAAAGCTCAATTTGGTACTGGCAATTATCTTGGATTTGAGTTTATCTACATACCTAGTGAAGGTATGTGCGATCCAGAAAGCCCTGATTTTTATGCGCATATACTTCCGTATGATACCGATATACAGCTAAATTATCATCGAAAAATCGCTGAAACACTTCATGCATTCCCAGCTAATTTTCATAATAAATCTGTTCACCTAGTCTATGATATGGAGGCCTCACTTTCGGACATTCCAAAAATTTCAAAAATTATAGGCTTACTAAATGTTCGTGATGTTAACTTGCTAGGACACTACCTACCATCAATTATTCCTTTGGACAAGGCAACACTTCAAACATCAAACAACTCCAACTATATCTTTTTATCCAATTCACCTAATAACTGGAATGAAATTAGTGGAACGTATCCACATGTTTTGTTTTCTGATCAACAACTCGTGTATAGATCGGAACAACTTGACAGGTTTTTTGAATTTTACCAAGGAAGTGCATTAGATTATGTTCAGCTCTACAATAATGGAGGCTCCAAATTCTTACAGTTTAATTTACAGAATAATCAAGATGATTCATTTGATCGACTTTTAGATGGCTTTAGGGATCAGTTTCTTACCAATACTGGAAATGTTATGACCGCCAATACGGATCAATACTTCTTTTTTGACTTAAATCAGACAGAACTCAAAAAACAACAAGCTGAAAACAGAGTCAGGTTTGAGTCTTATTGGAATACCTATCGCATTCTAATCATCAGTTTATTGATTGGGTTGAGCATCATACTCCTCATGTATATTTACAAAAAATCTCGAATCGCTCAAAAATCCATAGAAGATGCACGCAAATAAAATAATAGGAGCATTCCTACTAGTCCTGCTATTCCCGCTTCAGGACAGTTATGCCCAAAATCCATGGCAACAAGATAAAGGCGAGTTTTTACTTTCTCCATTTGTGAGCCATTACAGAGCGAGTTCTTTTCGTACCAGGAATGGTGAGCAAATCCCCTTCAATGACAACGGTCTTTTTCAAAACTACAATCCAAGACTTTACTTTTCTTTACCACTAAATGGCTATAAACTTAATCTATTTGGTTCTCTCCCACTTTTCGTAAATCAATTTGAAGACACACAGCAGAATCAGCGAAATGTAGACTTGGGGGATATCGAGTTGGGCGCTCGATTTCATGTAAAGCAAATGAAGAATCACTTCCTCATGGGGGCCTTTACTGCTTTTATACCAGCCTATCAAAACAATCGACTCCCTTATGCAGGGTTTGGAAGGTTTGGGCTAGAAGGAAGAATCATAGTAGCGGGTAATTCTCCTTGGCTTGGAGAAAGTAATAATTTTCACAAAATAGAAGCAGCTTTACGTCAATTTATCCCAAATGGACCTACACAAATTCGAGTATTTGCCTCCGAAGGTTATCGAATCAGACCTAAAATTGTGCTCCTAGGTGAAATTGATGGTTTATTTTCTTTCAGTGATGAAAGCGAGTTTTTCGAAAACAATCTCCAATTAGTCTCCGATTTCACCATGGTAAAAGCTTCTTTAAACCTCGGATACGAGTTTACTCCGGAATTTGCCCTGTATGCAGGTGTATTTCATGATATTTTAAATAGAAATTCTGGAATAGGAAGCGGGTTCCAAATTTTCTCTATTGTTCGTTTGAAGTCAAAACCATGATAAAAAAGGAATATTACAGGAAATCCTTATTTCAAGAGGGAGCTCAACTCAACTCTATTCAAATTGCTGAAATTGAGCAATTAGAAAAAAAGTTGAACCAAAGCTTTTTGAAAATCGCGCTGAATTTCGGATACCTCAGTAGGCGAAACTGGAAACAATCCTTGGTGAAGTATGGGGTAGACTTGTATCAATTTGATTATAAAAATCTATCTGCTATTCCTAAAAAAGATATTGTTACAAAACATTTACATCAGTTTTTAGACGCATTGATTTTCCCTATAGATCAGGAGGAAAACAAGCTTCATGTTGTTTTATCAGATCCATCTGATGGAATCAACATCAATCGGATAGAGATCTTATTGGGACAAAAAATCGATAGTTTTGAAATTGCCGAAGACTTGGATATTTTAAAGGCACTCCATGTGACCTATGGAGAAGAATTTCTGGATAAAGCAGTTTTTGGAATCTATGACAGCGATCGAGAAAGTTGTGCTATCGAAACATTTACAAAAAGACAGCTATTTTTTTTAGGTGGAATATTTTTGACTGGATTAGCATTATTTTTTTTCTTTCCCATTGGAACAGCCATTATCATTAATCTCATTTTAAATCTCTTATTGCTGATATCGATTTCGTTCAAGTTTCTATTGACATTGTATGGGTCAAAGTTTGAAGTTGCCCGGAAGATCAAACCAGAAGAATTAGATGGAATCACTGACGAGGAACTGCCTTTCTATACCATCCTTCTTCCTGTATTTAAGGAATCAGAAGTCATCCATAAATTGGTGTACAATCTCAAAAATTTAGATTATCCTCTAGAAAAACTAGACATCAAGTTATTGATCGAATCAGATGATGAGATGACTTACAATGCGGTGAAAAACATGAATTTCCCCTGTGTTTTTGAGCCAGTAATTATTCCCTATGCACAACCCAAAACCAAACCCAAAGCGTGTAATTATGGCTTATACTTTAGCAAAGGTAAATACTTAACCATTTACGATGCGGAAGATATTCCCGACAATAATCAGTTGAAGCTTGTTTACGCACTTTTCAAAAAGCTAAGCCCTGAATATGTAGTTGTACAATGTGCCCTCAACTATTTCAATAAAAAAGAGAATGTCCTTACACGATTATTTACACTAGAATATTCCTACTGGTTTGATTATATGCTACCAGGATTGGATAACCTAGATGTGCCTATTCCTCTTGGCGGAACCTCCAATCATTTTCGTTTTGATAAGTTAATGGAACTTGGGGGCTGGGATGGCTTTAATGTGACAGAAGATGCGGATTTAGGACTTCGTGCCTATGCCAAATCCTACAAAGTTACTGTATTGGATTCGACGACCCTCGAAGAGGCAAACAATGACTTCTTTAACTGGATTCGGCAACGTTCCCGATGGATCAAGGGCTATATGCAGACCTATTTGGTCCATATGCGCAATCCTTTACAATTGCTTAGAAAAGTAGGATTAAAAGGATTCTTAGGGTTTCAATTCTTCATTGGCGGAACATTTTTTACATTTTTAGTATATCCTATTCTATTACTTTTCCTGCTATTTATCCTGTTCCTATACTCAGGATTATTGGATACGATGGTGTTTTGGAGTGACCAACCAATCAGTGAACCGATGTTAGAATATATTCAATTATTTTTTCCAGATTGGCTCGTAGTTATCTCTGTTTTTAATTTTGCTGTTGGAAACCTCATGATGATCTATGTCAATATGATTGCAGTTTTTAGAAGAAAAGCCTATTCCTTGATGCTTTTCGCTCTCATCAATCCTTTCTATTGGCTGATGCATTCTATTTCAGCCTATAAAGGGCTCATTCAATTAATTACCAAGCCATTTTACTGGGAAAAAACCAATCACGGTCTTACCAAAGCTACTAAAGGTCCTGTCCAATGAAACATAAAAAGTTATTGTATACCTTTTGTTGGCTACTTATTAGCTCACTTTACATCCTCCTCAGCTATTGGTTGCAGACACGAGGATTTTATAACCTAGAATCATATTTTATAGAGTACAAAAAGCTAATTCTCTGGTCCTATGACGAAAGCTTGTTAAGAACGTTCTATTTCACCAAACCCTTTTTACTCTACTTAGGATCATTCTTTTTAGGCTTTCCAACGCTTATGAATAGCACTTATATTTTTTCGGCTCTGCTGATGGGGGGGCTCACTAACCATTTGTTATTCAAAGCTTTTTCCAATCCATCCATTCCTATGTTTTTGGTTATTTATTTACTTTGTAGCCCTGTAGTGATTTATGCTGGCATCTCAGGAGGAAGTCTTGCCCTCTATCTTGTATTTTATTATCTCTTTTTTAGCTTTATCATGAAGTATACCGAATCATTTTCGGTCTTTCACCTCACCTTAATTAGCATTTTAATCGGAATATTCATCTTTTTGGATATTGAATTTTTAAAGCTCTTACTTTTATTAATCCCGATTTTCTTTTTCAGTAGTTTTTATAAAGCCAAAGGAATTAATGGCACTTTTTATAACAGAGCTTCACTTATCCTTAGTAATGATTCTCAGCGGAGAAAATTCTTCTCAAGCTTTTTCTCTTCCATATTTGTTGCTGCATTTATCCCATTAATGGCTTTTCTAACTTTTCTAATTATCAATAAAGTATTTGCTGGAAACTGGTATTACTTTTTAGAAAGTTATGGAAATGAGTGGAACACCTATGCAACCACATTTCCATTTATTTATGACATCGAATATTATAGCAAGTTTATATCAGCAAATACTTCCTACTTCCTACTTCCTTTCTTACTACTGTCGCTTCTTGCGCTCTTTCAGGTGTTCAGCTATGGAGGAGTTAAAACCAAAAGCATACTTTTGATCTTAGCGATCCTTTTTCTACTATCTGAGGTGCAGGAACATAAGCTTGAAAAATTAACCGTTCAACACCTAAGCATGCTAACGGGAGCTGGAATTGTAGCGGCTTTCTTTTCTTTCGCAAAACCTACAGATAAATCCAAATTTCGAAGAATTCTTTTAGCTATTGCGATGATAGTCGGATTATTCTTAGAATGGATTTACTTCAGCAACAGCATACAAAAAAGCGAATCTCTGTTCTTTAGTTCATTTACTGAGACTCAAAACAGTACACGCTTAGCAAGCAAAGCAAATTTTAAAGAATCATTTCGAGGTCTTACCGCTGGAAGAATCCTGATAGATGATGCTATTTTTTATCCAGAATTACTTGAGTTACCTAGAAAATTTACTTGGGAAGGGCACTTTAGCTCTACATACCAGCATGCACTACAGCAACCAGAACTGTATGCCGACTACGTAGTAATGACCAAAAGTACACATCCACTGTACCTTGATGACATAGTAGCTACTGCATACAAGCGATTGGAAATGAATCAGGTACCTAAAAATCTTACACTGCTCTACGAAGACAGTCTATTCGAAATTTATCAAATCATGAGAAATCCCATTGCGCAAAAGTGAACAAATAAAAACTTTTCCAAAGTTTGAAGCTTTGGAAAAGTTTCATTCTTAGTGTACTATAAATTAGCCGCCAACCAATCCCCTACCTCAGAGGTCTTGTAGACATTGCCGCCGTCAGCAATATCTTCTGTCACTACACCGGCCTCTAGTGAAGCATTCACCACGGCAGCTATTGCATCCGCTTCTGCCTTCAATCCAAATGCATATTCAAACATCATCGCCGCTGAAAGCACCGTAGCCAATGGATTGGCAATATCTTTTCCTGCTGCTTGAGGATAAGAACCATGGATAGGTTCAAACAACTTATTCTCCGTCCCCACAGATGCTGATGGCATCAAACCCATGGAACCAGAAATCACAGAAGCTTCATCTGTCAATATGTCTCCAAAGAGATTTTCTGTAATCAATACATCGTATGCCTTTGGCCACTGAATTAAGCGCATGGCTACTGCATCCACAAACTCATATTCAACCTTTACATCTGGATATTCTGGAGCTATCTCCTGTACAGTTTCCCTCCACAAGCGGGATGTCGCCAATACATTCGCCTTATCCACACACGTTAGATGCTTTCTACGCTTCTGAGCTGCCTGAAAACCCATACGGGCCAATCGGGCAATTTCTTCTTTAGAATAGACATTGGTATCAAAAGCCTTAGTTCCTTGTTCATTTCTTCCCCTTGGCTCACCAAAATAAATCCCTCCAGTCAACTCTCTAAAAAAGACAAAGTCCACCCCCTCTACCCGCTCAAGCTTCAAAGGTGATTTATGAATGAGGGAAGGGAACGTGAATGTGGGTCGTACATTGGCAAATAAACCCAGTTTCTGACGCATGCGAAGCAAGCCTTGCTCCGGTCTCACTTTAGCCTTCGGATCATTGTCATATTTAGGGTCTCCTATAGCTCCAAACAATACTGCATCTGCTCGAAGACATACTTCATGGGTAGCATCTGGATAGGGATCCCCCACCAAATCAATGGCAGCGGCACCAACAGGCGCTTCTTCAAAACTTACTTGATGACCAAATTTCTTGGCTACTGCCTCCACTACTTTTACTGCCTGAGCAATAACTTCAGGACCGATGCCGTCACCCGGCAGTAATGCGATTTTCATTTCCATAGTCGCTTATCTTTTCTAAATTTTTATGTGCTGTTGCTTTAAATGAAGGCTTGGAATCCGCCAACTGCTCGATAATATTGAGCATTTTCTCAGTAGCTTTCAAAGCAGCTACCGTCTGATCAGGATCCAATCCTTTGGTTTTAAAAATTCTACCCATCTCCCAAGTAATGATGGTCTCCACA encodes:
- the leuB gene encoding 3-isopropylmalate dehydrogenase; its protein translation is MEMKIALLPGDGIGPEVIAQAVKVVEAVAKKFGHQVSFEEAPVGAAAIDLVGDPYPDATHEVCLRADAVLFGAIGDPKYDNDPKAKVRPEQGLLRMRQKLGLFANVRPTFTFPSLIHKSPLKLERVEGVDFVFFRELTGGIYFGEPRGRNEQGTKAFDTNVYSKEEIARLARMGFQAAQKRRKHLTCVDKANVLATSRLWRETVQEIAPEYPDVKVEYEFVDAVAMRLIQWPKAYDVLITENLFGDILTDEASVISGSMGLMPSASVGTENKLFEPIHGSYPQAAGKDIANPLATVLSAAMMFEYAFGLKAEADAIAAVVNASLEAGVVTEDIADGGNVYKTSEVGDWLAANL
- a CDS encoding cellulose biosynthesis cyclic di-GMP-binding regulatory protein BcsB — encoded protein: MKVIPSIFLLLVFLTIIPHIGVSEAIKRPLSEFGYPRQTIVYGQKNGAIFFIKEDPLRDYSKSGIHLELMVSPLIDKSKSTILLKLADSPVMSLALENYGDTIHVFVPFKQNAAQFGFIKLSIEPNLWYPILDCMDIDQKTVWMKVTENSFLEDHTLPPPTTQTKWTLGSFMPSVQKLLVSKKSFQENLSAISKIHYYYQTTYGKNLQLQYLEDSSPLDYYHAVIVGSLAAIQDEIPEVLQTVKPLQSSGLSIHTFEYLDSIRKEQVFLNSLIFSGNNPEELESLIYSLFNDAGESFLLSDSFQLIEENIMKEPYQFLTKSSYTLGELGLDEQVISGKGRIRKNLTLPEFISKPSLNKLGMNISVVHKPIEKGEQAYLNIFLNNKLIQTYKLNETGRLERKINPIKAQFGTGNYLGFEFIYIPSEGMCDPESPDFYAHILPYDTDIQLNYHRKIAETLHAFPANFHNKSVHLVYDMEASLSDIPKISKIIGLLNVRDVNLLGHYLPSIIPLDKATLQTSNNSNYIFLSNSPNNWNEISGTYPHVLFSDQQLVYRSEQLDRFFEFYQGSALDYVQLYNNGGSKFLQFNLQNNQDDSFDRLLDGFRDQFLTNTGNVMTANTDQYFFFDLNQTELKKQQAENRVRFESYWNTYRILIISLLIGLSIILLMYIYKKSRIAQKSIEDARK
- a CDS encoding sensor histidine kinase; translation: MHFTTKINPQIPQDLQDRFQKKAWDAANYVYWGTLSILLGLFILEFFLLKSIWTTTLYIKVILVAFSFISYFSIRKVSKTPNALVLIFLMLFTVYCFTIIHQVSNFSVTFYFCLLALVLSVANYLMLWNSTFSLMEISFTVLVFLLFQYLDGFEHFGEYMQLGGYTFFSFILITSFIPDARKRNYLLNLERELKKQTVVDKLSIEVNSLQLQMEELQQSQKIDNEKEKILRHDLKNKINNIIGLSQLIDGSEMQEEDQMYIQLLKDVSTDLLKYADNLYNNNENKLDLPLKIMLEPVNVFALLKKTKNEIQAKLETKGVDLVLPEKEINTYILADFLVMNNVLENIFNYLIRWSDPGQRIEIEIMKPLDHIRIEVHAPSTSITVEELNNLFKPIENFEFKSSFDAPKGLGLQIAKSMTEKIGGYFKYQKDLKGGVTFKLEFKSTQIQEL
- a CDS encoding glycosyltransferase family 2 protein, with the protein product MIKKEYYRKSLFQEGAQLNSIQIAEIEQLEKKLNQSFLKIALNFGYLSRRNWKQSLVKYGVDLYQFDYKNLSAIPKKDIVTKHLHQFLDALIFPIDQEENKLHVVLSDPSDGININRIEILLGQKIDSFEIAEDLDILKALHVTYGEEFLDKAVFGIYDSDRESCAIETFTKRQLFFLGGIFLTGLALFFFFPIGTAIIINLILNLLLLISISFKFLLTLYGSKFEVARKIKPEELDGITDEELPFYTILLPVFKESEVIHKLVYNLKNLDYPLEKLDIKLLIESDDEMTYNAVKNMNFPCVFEPVIIPYAQPKTKPKACNYGLYFSKGKYLTIYDAEDIPDNNQLKLVYALFKKLSPEYVVVQCALNYFNKKENVLTRLFTLEYSYWFDYMLPGLDNLDVPIPLGGTSNHFRFDKLMELGGWDGFNVTEDADLGLRAYAKSYKVTVLDSTTLEEANNDFFNWIRQRSRWIKGYMQTYLVHMRNPLQLLRKVGLKGFLGFQFFIGGTFFTFLVYPILLLFLLFILFLYSGLLDTMVFWSDQPISEPMLEYIQLFFPDWLVVISVFNFAVGNLMMIYVNMIAVFRRKAYSLMLFALINPFYWLMHSISAYKGLIQLITKPFYWEKTNHGLTKATKGPVQ
- the truA gene encoding tRNA pseudouridine(38-40) synthase TruA, with product MQNKPFIYRFPIQYLGLRYAGWAKQNNAKTVQGTLERCIRYVLGHEQFRTLGASRTDAGVSANQAFFCLYVASEIENIGSFHEAINRNLPPDIRVGEGRVVDASFNIIQDVASKEYHYHVAYGEKFHPFHAGTLSFFPEDLAVEEMKEAIKIFIGKHDFRRFCSADKVSDSYEREILHAEVLHHPLAGIDDFPKKSLLIKLRGAGFLRYQIRIMVQALVDLGAGKVSKEGLKDALKSLEKSPITQAAPANGLVLFKVEFKT
- a CDS encoding glycoside hydrolase family 5 protein — protein: MSRLLFCWVCLIGNYPLQAQENKPLPKIEGMNLTGLERVWDRPVFRFKNVKKQLVSVQKQGISAVRMPLAFEYWFACDPSFEKKLKKVIDFSVKNDLVLVLSFFDHGLAEHSFKEDSKRLLYFWKKVLQVIGSNSQGIYLEIVNEPNLSPTSWEQVAIELISGIRAENSQIPIIVGATNSNSMFELSRMEPFPFEGLIYTFHYYEPYIFTHQGTEWTGNQHATMGIPYPFQKGRMPDLDKKAMHTAAEVNFRDYERTGNLLAVEDKISQIADWARRHRVQLWCTEYGVTINADERSRINYLEDVHKTLEKYQIPAFVWEWEGNFGVKELLETKN